The sequence CCCACTGACGACCGAGGTATGAGAATACACCGATCAAGAAGTGGAAAATAATCAACTGGTAAGGGCCACCGTTGTATAACCACTCGTCTAAGGATGCTGCTTCCCAAATTGGGTAGAAGTGTAGACCAATAGCATTGGAGCTAGGTACTACTGCTCCAGAGATGATGTTGTTGCCGTAGATCAAGGAACCTGCTACAGGCTCACGAATACCGTCGATGTCTACAGGAGGTGCTGCGACGAAAGCGATCAGGAAACAAGTTGTTGCTGCTAGGAGGGTGGGGATCATCAAGACGCCGAACCAACCGACATAGATACGGTTGTTAGTGCTTGTTACCCACTGACAGAAATTCTCCCAAGCACCGCGTGTTTCGCGCTGTTGTAAAGTAGTTGTCATTGTGTTTATGATTGCTTTATTTATTTATTTGTCTAGGTTCTAAACTAGATGAGCCAGGAAGCAGATGAATGATTTGCTCTTGTCTCTGTAATTAAATATAGCTGAGTATTTATACTTTATCAAGCTTTGTAACATTCTTATTATTAATGTTAACTATAAGCTTGTCTTATGTTTACTTTTTCTTTTCAATATATTCACGCCAATACAAAATTTTTCCGTTTGCCAATTCAAACACAATCGCGTCTTCTGCAAAACCCTCTTTTCCAGTCTTACGGTTTTGGTCACGCCAATCCCATTCCACTGCACCACAATTTTTATCTACATCTAGAATAGTTCGTTTAATTGTTACAGAGGTATGGTGAAACTGTTTAAAGTAATCCTGGGCAGCCTTTTTAATCTGCTGCTTACCCATGAACTTAAAACCTGCGGCAATAAATATTGCATTTTCAGCAAAATCATCAACGATCGCTTGAGCATTTTGCTGTTCCCAAGCTTGAGCTTGTCTTACTATGATCTCTTGAATTTGTGCTGATGAGAGTAAAGACTCAGCCATAATTTGGGGTGTCGCCAAAGTGCTAAGAATCACAGTAATTATGACGATTGAAAGTGTTAAACAGTCTAAATATTTGCGTGGGAAATTCAATTTATTTAATTGGCTTTTCAGTCAGGTAACACATACAAGGCACAGTTTAAACGCCTATAGCATATAGCTTATAACTAATTGTTATTCTCGTCAGAAAAAAACATCACCTTGCCACCATAGGCTCGCTGCAAGTTTTCATCGCGCAACACCTGTTGTCTTTGTCCTGCGGCAATTAGCTCTTTATTGAGCAAGATTAATTCATCAAAATTGGTTATTGATTCACCTAAATCATGATTGACCACCACCACAATTTTGCCCCGATCGGCAAGCTGATGAAAAATCTTGAATATAATATTTTCAGTCTTTTGATCTACTCCCACAAATGGCTCATCAAAAAAGAATACTTCTGCCTGTTGTGCTAAGGATCTGGCTAAAAACACTCGCTGTTGCTGTCCGCCTGAAAGTTGACCGAGGGGACGGTGTTGATATTCGCTCATTTCTACCTGCTCGAGTGCAGCCATTGCTTGACGACGACTAACATTAGAAAAACGACGAAACCATCCTGTTTTACGAACTTGACCCATCATGACCACATCCCAAACGGTTACGGGGTATGTCCAGTCAATTTGCGATCGCTGGGGAACATAGGCAATTTTATCAAGATGGTGCTGTATTGGTTGCCCATCATAAGATACCGACCCACTATTGGCAGGAATAAGACCTAACATAGCTTTAACTAGAGTACTTTTCCCTGCACCATTGGGGCCAAATACTCCAGTTACTTTACCTGGTGTCAGATTTAGAGAAATATTTCGCAGTGCTTCGACTGTACGGTAACAAACTCCTAAATTATCAACGGCGATCGCGTTGTAGCTCATGACTCAAGTAAAATATGAAAGGATTATGATAAACATTATGAAAGAAATATGATAAATATGTCAATCTTAGGTTTGTACGGAAAACAGTATGGTTGCTGAACAATTTAGTACTCGGCGATGGTTTGTCTTAGCAGGAGCTTGTTTAGGCTTATTACTAGTTGGATGTGAAGCAAGTGGAGATCGAGTAGAAAGTGACAAACCGCAAGTAGTTTCAACTAGTACGATCATTGCCGATTTGACTGAAAAAGTGGGGGGAGATGAAATCAGTCATCAGGGTATTTTAGAGCCTGGAGCCGATCCTCATGTATATGAACCAACCCCACAAAATAGCGTAGCGTTAGAGCAAGCAGATTTAATCTTATATAACGGATTTAATTTAGAGCCAGGAATCATCAAAATGATTAGCTCGACGGGAGTTAACGCGAAGAAATATGCTGTAGGAGAAGTAGTTACACCACTAGATTTTGAATATCAGGGACAACAAGAACCCGATCCTCATGTATGGGGAGATGCGCAAAATGCGATCGCGATGACGAAAGCAATTCGCGATCGCTTAATTGAACTATCCCCTGAAGATCGAGCAGAATTTACAGCTAATGCTGAGGAGTTGATTACCGAGTTACAGCAGGTCGATCGGTGGATTACCGAACAGATTAAAACTATTCCCCCAGCGAAACGGCGGTTAGTTACCACTCATGATGCGTTTCAGTATTATACTCGCGCCTATGGTCTAGAAATGGCAGGAACATTGATTGGAATTAGTACAGAGGAACAGCCGAGCGCCCAAACAGTTAAGAATTTGGCTAATGAGATTAGAAAAATGCAGATACCCGCAATTTTCGCCGAAACAACCATCAATCCTCAGTTAATTCAGACAGTTGCCGAAGAAGCGGGAGTAAGGCTTGCACCACAGGAACTATATTCTGACTCTATCGGTGTCAAAGGAAGCGAGGGAGATAGTTATGTCAAAATGTTGGTAGCCAATACTAAATCTATCGTTGAGTCATTAGGTGGAGACTATCAGGCATTTATGAGGTAATTAATAAGTAATAAGTAATAAATAATAGGTAATCAAGGAAACTTGCTAAACTGATCATTACATTACGATGTCTCTTCTCCAACTAATCAGCTATGGGATTGAAGAAGGATGTAGTTCGTATTCATAAGTCTGAGGTGTAGTAACAGAATTACGCTCCTTACTCTCGGCTTTTCTAGTCTCAATCAAGATAACTATGTCAATTATTCACGGCAGTTGGATCGTTAATGCGGGTCAAGATTATTTCTTTGTCTGGGGACAAACTTGGCGTTCTTTGGTTAACGAAACCTTCTCTCTTAATAAGTCGGGGGATTTTATTCATCCCTTTAACTTACAACGTTCAGAATTACTCGATCTGTTCCAAAGCCATGAATTAGATGTTGCCGATTTATTGGCTCAAAGCAAGTGGCATACTCAGCTAGTAGGAATGCCGACGATCATTACCGAAACGTCAGTGAGCAAAAAAGTACAGCCTGTATTTGCGGGAAACGCAGTTAAAGGGGAATCAAAGTTAGATCTGTATCTTTGGGAAGTAAAAGGATTTCGTCTAACTGTCGAGGAAACCATTAGTCTATTGCAGATATTATCCCTAGCTGCGCTACAGTCTGGTACAGATTATTTGGCGGGAGATCTACGTTATTGGTCGCATATATATCGCTGGGTATTAGATTTAATCGTCAGACAAAAGTTTCTGCCAGGAATTGAAGTTAAAAAATCTCGTAGAACTAACTACAGAAGTGTCTGGCAACCTCTAATTGATAGCGAAATCGATCGAGTACGCTTGGCAAAATTTACTCAAGCACTACCAGAAGCTTGTTTAGCCTATCTGGATGCGGAAGAATCTCAAGCCAATACTACCGAGGAAGGATTATTATTGCGATCGCTTTCTCTACTCTTAGATGGGCGGTTGCGTTCTTGGATTGACTATAATCCCAATAGTTATAAAGATATAAGTATTGAACCCTGGTTGCGATCGCTCTCGGGATCTCCTGTTTTAGAAACAAATTTAAGTGATGCTAACCGTTTGACTCATGCTTTGTATAGCTGGACTTTACCTGTCAGCGAGTATATAGTTAATCGGCAAAATGAATTAGGCTTAAATCGTTATCGAGTCTGTTTTGTGCTGGCACCGCCAATAGAAACTAAGGAAGATAGCGAACAGCCAGACTGGTCATTAAACTATTATTTACAAGCTTTAGATAATCCCGATTTTATCGTTGATGCAGCGACGATCTGGCAATGTGCTGCTGAATTTCTCAAAATTGGCGATCGCACTATTGAAAATCCCCAGGAAACCTTACTTAAAGGCTTAGGATTAGCAACTCGTATTTATGAACCTGTGCGGGAAAGTTTAAATCATAGTCACCCTAGTAGTTGTATTCTCGATCCAATTCAGGTGTATGAGTTTATTCGGGCGAAGGTTTGGCAGTTAAGGGACAATGGTTTAGGCGTAATTCTGCCTCCTGGCTTAACCAACGACAATCGAGAACAAAGACTGGGCATCAAAATGACTGCTAGCGTTTCTCAGAGGAAGGGAGAGCGTTTAAGTCTGCAAAGTATGCTTAAGTATAAATTAGAAATTGCCGTAGGCGATCGCACTGTTTCTAAAACAGACTTTAAAAAGTTACTGGCACAGAAGTCACCCATTGTGGAAATCGATGGACAGTGGATTGCCCTGCAACCAGCAGATGTTAGGGCTGCCCAAGCGGTATTAGATCAGTCTAACGATCAGCTGGATCTTTCAGTAGAAGATGCATTGCGTTTATCCACAGGAGATACTAAAACTTTAGCCAAGTTGCCCGTAGTTAAGTTTGAACCGACAGGAGTCTTAGCAGGCTTATTAGATAATTTGTCCGATGATAAGTCTGTCGAACCCGTGAATAAAATTAAGGATTTTAAAGGTGAATTACGTCCTTATCAGGCAAAGGGTGTGGGCTGGCTATCCTTTTTAGACACTTGGGGATTAGGTGCTTGTTTAGCAGACGATATGGGTTTGGGCAAAACGATCCAATTAATTGCCTTCTTACTTAATCTTAAGCAGCAAAAGCTGTTAACGAAACCAACATTGTTAATCTGCCCTACTTCCGTAATTAACAACTGGGAACGAGAAGTTAAAAAATTTGCCCCCACATTACAAGCTATGATTCATCACGGCAATCAAAGAGAACAAGGAAAGGCATTTGCTAAAATAGTTAAGGATAAACAACTAGTAATCACCAGTTATTCCTTAGTGCATCGCGATCAAAAAACCTTATCAGGTATTGATTGGCAAGGGATAGTGTTAGACGAAGCCCAAAACATTAAAAACCCTGTGGCAAAACAATCTCAAGCGGTTAGAGAAATTCCCGCAGGATTTCGGATTGCCTTAACTGGTACGCCTGTAGAAAATCGTCTCACTGAACTATGGTCAATTCTGGATTTTCTTAATCCTGGCTTTTTGGGCAATCGCAACTTCTTCCAAAAGAGGTTTGCCGTACCGATCGAAAAATATGGCGATCGCGAATCTTTAAACATCCTCAGATCGCTAACGCAACCATTTATTCTCCGTCGTTTAAAAACCGATAAAAATATCATTCAAGACTTGCCCGAAAAGCAAGAAATGAACGTATTCTGTGGATTATCGGCAGAACAGGCAGAACTCTATCAACAACTAGTAGATAACTCCCTCGAAGAGATTGAAGATGCTGATGGGATCAAACGCCGTGGCTTAATTCTGACACTGCTACTACGTCTTAAACAGCTTTGCAACCATCCCGAATTACTCGATCGCCATCAAGACAAAAAAGCGATCGTCAAGACAGAACATTTCGGCGATCGCTCTGGTAAACTATTGCGTTTAGAAGAAATGCTCGAAGAAATTGTCGATGAAGGCGATCGCTCTTTAATTTTTACTCAGTTTTCCGAGTGGGGCAAAATACTCAAACCCTATCTATCTGAGAAGCTAAAACAAGAAGTAATGTTCTTATACGGGGCAACTCCGCGCGAAGCTAGACAAGAAATGGTAGATCGCTTCCAAAATGAACCCAATGGCCCCAAAATCTTCATTCTATCCCTTAAAGCTGGGGGAACTGGACTCAACCTCACTAGAGCAAATCATGTCTTCCACGTCGATCGCTGGTGGAATCCTGCGGTAGAAAATCAGGCAACAGATCGAGCATTTCGTATTGGACAACAACGCAATGTGCAGGTACATAAATTTGTCTGTACAGGTACCCTAGAAGAACGGATTAACGACATCATTGAAAGCAAAAAAGAACTAGCCGAACAAACTGTCGGCGCAGGGGAACAGTGGTTAACAGATCTTGATACTGGCAGTCTGCGTAATCTATTGTTATTAGATCGAGATGCAGTTATTGATGATTAAAAAAAAAGATAATCAGTTAATCAGTCCTGAAATAGACAAAATAAAGTGATCGCTTGAAACTTTATTTCATTTATTGCCAGGTAATTAAACAGTTACATTTTACATTCTCTATCTCTTTAGACTATCTTTCTAAATAAATATACGTAAAATAGTGAAAGTTAATCTTTCATAGTTAAGGATAGGAGATAGGAAATTGAAGAAAATAGAAGCTATTATCAGACCTTTTAAATTAGATGAAGTCAAAATAGCCTTAGTTAACGCTGGGGTAGTTGGGATGACAGTTTCCGAGGTTCGGGGATTTGGTCGTCAAAAAGGACAAACTGAGCGTTATCGCGGTTCTGAATATACGGTTGAGTTTCTACAAAAGCTCAAAATTGAAATTGTTATTGAAGACGATCAAGTGAATATGGTGGTAGACAAAATTATCGCTGCTGCTCGCACTGGTGAAATTGGAGACGGTAAAATATTTGTTTACCCTGTAGATCAAGTGGTACGGATTCGGACTGGCGAAAAAAATCTCGAAGCTGTATAGCATTCGGAAAATCGCCTCCAAATTGACATAGAACAATAATTTTTTGATTATTTATCTAACTCAATCACAGCATTAGCATCTGGAGTCAAAAATAGTAGATTCTAGGTGCTTTTTAGGAATATTTGCAAAAAGCCGTAAAAATTAGGAAGATATATTATTTCCCCAAGTCCCAAGTCCCAAGTCCCTAAATCCCTAAATCCCTAAATCCCAGTCAACAATAGTTAAAAATTAACCGAACAGTATTGGCTTAGATCTAGCTCTATCCATAATCTAAAAATTATGATTTTTACCAAAAGCATTGGTTTTTATATATGATAATATAAATAATCATTGCATATTGAGGAGCAAAGTCTCTTGATTCCAGCCACTCTGCATCAATTAAAGGTATTTGAGACAGTCGCCCGCAACGGCAGCTTCACTCGTGCAGCAGAAGAACTGTTGATTACACAGCCAACTGTTTCTAGTCAAGTCAAGCAACTGACTAATTCAGTAGGACTACCTTTATTTGAACAAATCGGTAAAAGACTATATCTTACTGATGCAGGTCAAGAGTTACTGCTTACCTGTCAAGATATTTTTGAAAAGCTCAACAATTTTGAAATCAAAATAGCAGATCTCAAGGGAACAAAACAAGGACAGCTAAATCTGGCTGTAATTACTACTGCTAAATATTTTGTCCCCAGATTACTTGGTTCTTTTTGTCAAAACTATCCTGGTATTGATGTTGCACTCCAGGTGACCAATCATCAAGAAATTCAACAGCGCATGTTAGCGAATAAAGATGATTTATACGTAGTTAGTAATCCGTCCAATGATGTTGATTTGACTACTAAGCCATTTCTCAATAATCCTTTAGTTGTCGTGGCGAGAAAGGATCACCCATTAGCCAACAAAAAAAATATCGATTTAAAAGAGTTGAACAATCAACCTTTTATTATGAGGGAGCAAGGTTCAGGTACTAGAGAGTCGATTGTGAAATTATTAACGGAAAATAATCTTTCGGTCAAGGTTAAATTGGAGTTGGGTAGTAATGAAGCAATTAAACAAGCTATTTACGGCGGATTGGGTATCTCTATCTTGTCAGAACACTCTCTATTTTCCGAGGGGATGTCAGGAGAATTAACCATTCTCGACTTTAAACACTTTCCCATCAAGCGCCGTTGGTATGTTGCTTATTTAGCGGGTAAAAAACTCTCAGTCATTGCGGAAACCTTTCTGGATTACCTATTAGAAGAAAGTCCCAAGATGTCTTTTCCTCAGTCAAGTATCTTGGCTAGATCAAATTAATAAGAGCGTTTTACCCTGGCTTGTGGTAAAGAATTTTCTAACCTGCCAAGGTTTAGCTACAATCTAGAGTGGAGTTTAGACAATACTTCATTGCATCGCCACTAGCTAGTTATTATGATGAGGTAAAAATTATGGCTAATAGTCGTCGCGTCGCTCGTGTAGCTGCTTTGATTAAGCGAGAAGTGAGCCAAATGTTGTTTAGTGAAATTAAAGATGATCGCGTTGGTGCGGGGATGGTTAGTATTACTGACGTGGACGTTTCTGGAGATCTACAGCACGCTAAAATCTTTGTCAGTATTTATGGTACAGATGAAGCCAGAGAAGAAACGATGGCTGGCTTAGACTCTTCTTCTCACTATATTCGCAAGGAATTGGGTAGTCGGATGAAGTTAAGACGTACTCCTACAGTTCAATTTTTGGAAAGTCCCTTGGAGAGAGGAGACAATATGTTAAATCTGCTGAGTAAAATTAGTCAGGAGCGACAAAATAAACCCGAGGCAGTAGATTAAATTGGTAAATATTTAAATGATCTGAATGATCGGCGATTGATGAAACAAGATTGGCAAAGTTTATCCCTCAAAGAGCAAATTGCTCAGATGATTATTGTCCGTGCTTCAGGTCATTTGTTCGATCATCAAATCCGTTATCCTGCTTGGGAAGCCAACAATCAGCAATTAAAAACCTGGCTGAGGGAGTTTAATCTGGGTGGTGTGATTCTGCTAGGTGGAAGTAGTGTTGAATTGCAGGCGCGATCGCAACAGTTGCAGAGTTGGGCAAATATACCCCTATTCATTGCTGCGGATATTGAAGAAGGGATTGGACAGCGTTTTCCTGGAGGGACTTGGTTTCCCCCGCCAATGGCATTAGGCAAGATTTATGAGCAGAATCCAGACTTAGCCCGACAATATGCGCATCAGATGGGAGAAGTAACGGCACAGGAAGCTTTAGCCGTCGGTATTAACTGGTTACTTGCTCCTGTGGTGGATGTTAATAATAATCCCGATAATCCCGCGATTAATATTCGCGCTTTTGGCGATCGCTCTGAAGTTGTAGCTGATTTAACTACGGCATTTATTCAAGGTGCTAAATCTACGGCTGTTTTAACCACCGCCAAGCATTTTCCTGGACATGGGGATACCTCCACCGATTCTCATTTGGATTTACCTGCTTTGAATCATTCTGAGTCCAGATTAGCCACAGTTGAATTACCTCCTTTTCAGCAGGCGATCGCGGCTGGGGTAGATAGTGTGATGACGGCTCATTTATTAATTGCTGCTTGGGATGCAAAGCTACCAGTCACTCTGTCGCAGAAAATTGTGAGCGAAATTTTAAGAAATCGCCTCGGTTTTTCGGGTTTAGTCGTCACAGATGCGCTGATTATGGGGGGAATAACTAAATATGCGACTCCTGAAACAGTAGCAGTGATGGCAGTTGAAGCAGGTACAGATATTTTATTAATGCCCGATCATCCAGAAGTAGCGATCGCTTCGATCTATGATGCAGTGCAAACTGGCAGGATTAAGCAATCAAGAATTCAGGAGTCTTTAGCACGTATCTGGCAGGCTAAACAACAGGTTTTTGCTGATTCAACTACAATTACAGAATTGTCGAGCGATCGCGCTAGATCTACCGTCAACTCGATCCTGAAAAATTCTCTACAACAAAGTAAGATATCAATAATTACTGATGCTCATGCACCAGGGCGTAATTTAATCGTGGTAGATGATCTATTAACTGTAAATTACCTAGATATTAACTCTCCAGCAATTACTATTCCTCAAGAATACAATTATCAAAGGCAGCTTGTAGACAGCAATACTTTAGACTGTATTTTATTAGATTCTCGTCCAACTCTACTACAAGTATTTATTCGTGGTAATCCCTTTCGCGGTAATGCAGGTTTAACTAATAAAACTAAAGCAATATATCAACAGTTAATTGCAAATCAACAAGTAGCTGGTATAGCAATTTACGGTAGTCCCTACGTCCTAGAATGGTTTAAAAGCATTATGGGATCGGATTTACCGTGGGTGTTTACTTATGGACAAATGCCACAGGCTCAGGCGATCGCTCTTAAGACTTTATTTGCTGATAATTCTCAGTCTTTAGAATTTCAATCTCCTAATTTTGGGTTTTAGTTAAATTGTAAAATCGAACGAATATCGTAGCTTAAGTTGAATAAAAAATCATTATAAATGACCAGTATAAATCACTTGATATCCTGACAAAGTGCTTAATCAAATCTTAACTTGCCATCGATTTTCCTAACATTAAAAAGCTAATGTAATTTTAGATACAGCAAGTAATAATATTTTTGCTAGCAGCAGTTTGGTTAATAGTTTATATTGATAGAAAGATTAATTTTAAAGCTATTTTATTTATACGGTAATACAACATGACTGCTACTACACAATCATACCCTTCTACTATTTATTCTCTTGATACCCTTAAAGATGAAGCTCGCCAGCTAATCGAAACAGGCATTATTAGCCGTCAACAATCGATCTATACCCTGTGCAAATATATTCCCGCTCGTGAGTGGGTTACAATTGAGTGTCAATTAGAAAGAGCTGACTATTTACTCAGAGATCCGATTGGTGATTTAGTTTCCTACGACAGCTGGGAAAACGACTAAATACCACTTTGCTTTTACTTAAGTAGCGAGTAAGTTAACTAAATAAAGCAATACTAGACAATGTTAGGACGTTTTTTATTACTACCCACTATCTATTTGCGAAGCTTATGCTAAAGCACTAGCTACGCGTCGTCCTTTAGGACTACCTACTACCTTCGAGCCGATCACCCTCATTGTCTTAATCTAACTTTGTACGGCTATAATTACCCTACTTAAGGCATTAACTGTTCTAGCTGGCTGCGCCAAATTTTAAGTTTTAGTGACAAAGGATATTCTGGGTTTTGAGTCCAAAAAATATATCCAGTAGCAGCTACAGCAGCTACAATTCCTATTAATAAAATACCTAGCCGATTTTTCGCTGGTTTTTGACTAGCTTTAGTCAGTTGAACTGGTGCAGTTTGAATATGCTGAATCTTTGTAGGGGTTGATGATCGGGCTATTATTTCTGGCTCAACTTCTAACTCAGTAACAGGTTGTGCTTTGACCATTAAATTAGTCTGATGATTATTAAGAGTCGATAATTTAGTACGGCGATCGCTAATTATTGATTTAAGTTTAGTACCCTTAAGATTAGCCTGCTCTAGATCTACTCCACAAACATTTGCGCCAACTAAATCGCTATTAGTTAAGTTAGCATTGGTTAAATTACTATGACGTAGAATAGAGTTGCTGAGTTTGGCATTCGTCAAATTCGCTTCCTCAAAGTTTACTCCTTGGAGATTAGCGTTACTCAAATCCGCACCACTGAGATTCTTTCTCGCTGCACCATAATTAACGATCTCCCAAACAGAATACCATTTAGGATCGATCATCGTCTTTTGGCTAAATTTAGCTGTTTTAAAATTGGCAAATTTTAGTTCTGCATCCTTAAAATATGTGCCACAACACAATGCACCAGCGAGATTAACCGCAGTCAGATTTGCTTGACTAAAATAAGCATTTCTCAAGTCCGCATTTTGCAAATTAGCCCCAGTTAAATCTACTTTATAAAGATAAGTATTACTCAAATTAGCGCTATTAAAATTGACGTTTAGCAGTTTAGTATTACTCAAATCAGCATTACTCAAATCAACTCGAAATAAATTAGAATTGCTGAGATCGATGCCAGAATAATTTTTTTTTGCAGTTTGACGATTGACAATTTCATGTACCTTGCGATACTTGGTTGCCATTATTGTTTTAGCATTAATAGTAGCTTGAGAAAAGATGGCATAATCTAAATTAGCTCCTTTAAAGTTAGTATCAAAAAGATTAGCGCCCAATAAATTAGCTTGCTCTAAATTAGCATTAGCTAACTGAGCATTACTTAAGTCTACCCGACTAAAATTAACCTGTTGAAGAATAGCCCCTTTTAGGTTAATTCCGCGAAGATTTAAATTAATTAGATTAGCTTGTGAAAGATCTGGTATAACTTGTTTGTGCATATCATACCAGCTATTCCAGGCTTCAACACCCTGCTTAATTAATGCCAAATGTTCTGAGTTTGCCATGATTAAAATTCCTTAATAAAACTTACTTATAAGCTACAATCTCTTTGAGTTTTTTAAAAATTTAAACATAATATGGTCATTAAATATTAAATATATATCGTAGTATGACAGCTTAATATTTACCACACTGTTAAAATAAGACACTTAAATTTTATCAACATTTATATTGTTAATTTAATATATAAGTTATCAATCAAGTGTGAAGTTTTAAATAAATGTCAACTGAGTAAAGTAAATTAAACTCAAGTATCGATCATCTACAATTAGTAAAGCTTTGCGTAAATAGTAAACAGCGCGCCAGATATCGTAATAATTAAAAATTTGGATGAGTTACAAGCTCAAAGCATTGATATAATCGACCAACCAAGCAGTGTAACTATTGGGAATCGAAACTAGCGATCGCTCTAATGAATTTTTGCTGATATCTATGAATATTTTCCTAGAAACTGACCGCTTAATTTTACGCAAATTGACTCAAGATGATCTAGACAATTTAGTCCAATTAGATAGCGATCCTGAAGTAATGCGATTTATTAATGGTGGCATTGCGACTACAAGAGAAGCAATCGCCAATGAATTTTTACCCTACGCAACAGGCTATTACAAAAAATCTTCAGATTTGGGTTTCTGGGCAATAGTTGAACGACAAAACCAAGAATTTGTTGGTTGGATATTTTTACGTCCTGAAATTGATTTTAAATTACTACAACAGCTAAATCTTGCTGAACC is a genomic window of Pleurocapsa minor HA4230-MV1 containing:
- a CDS encoding beta-glucosidase produces the protein MKQDWQSLSLKEQIAQMIIVRASGHLFDHQIRYPAWEANNQQLKTWLREFNLGGVILLGGSSVELQARSQQLQSWANIPLFIAADIEEGIGQRFPGGTWFPPPMALGKIYEQNPDLARQYAHQMGEVTAQEALAVGINWLLAPVVDVNNNPDNPAINIRAFGDRSEVVADLTTAFIQGAKSTAVLTTAKHFPGHGDTSTDSHLDLPALNHSESRLATVELPPFQQAIAAGVDSVMTAHLLIAAWDAKLPVTLSQKIVSEILRNRLGFSGLVVTDALIMGGITKYATPETVAVMAVEAGTDILLMPDHPEVAIASIYDAVQTGRIKQSRIQESLARIWQAKQQVFADSTTITELSSDRARSTVNSILKNSLQQSKISIITDAHAPGRNLIVVDDLLTVNYLDINSPAITIPQEYNYQRQLVDSNTLDCILLDSRPTLLQVFIRGNPFRGNAGLTNKTKAIYQQLIANQQVAGIAIYGSPYVLEWFKSIMGSDLPWVFTYGQMPQAQAIALKTLFADNSQSLEFQSPNFGF
- a CDS encoding DUF4327 family protein; translated protein: MTATTQSYPSTIYSLDTLKDEARQLIETGIISRQQSIYTLCKYIPAREWVTIECQLERADYLLRDPIGDLVSYDSWEND
- a CDS encoding pentapeptide repeat-containing protein, coding for MANSEHLALIKQGVEAWNSWYDMHKQVIPDLSQANLINLNLRGINLKGAILQQVNFSRVDLSNAQLANANLEQANLLGANLFDTNFKGANLDYAIFSQATINAKTIMATKYRKVHEIVNRQTAKKNYSGIDLSNSNLFRVDLSNADLSNTKLLNVNFNSANLSNTYLYKVDLTGANLQNADLRNAYFSQANLTAVNLAGALCCGTYFKDAELKFANFKTAKFSQKTMIDPKWYSVWEIVNYGAARKNLSGADLSNANLQGVNFEEANLTNAKLSNSILRHSNLTNANLTNSDLVGANVCGVDLEQANLKGTKLKSIISDRRTKLSTLNNHQTNLMVKAQPVTELEVEPEIIARSSTPTKIQHIQTAPVQLTKASQKPAKNRLGILLIGIVAAVAATGYIFWTQNPEYPLSLKLKIWRSQLEQLMP